One region of Pyramidobacter sp. YE332 genomic DNA includes:
- a CDS encoding putative CRISPR-associated protein codes for MRTIYVVTCGTSILTNGASETDRIFLRENANKLEQDYSPEERDRLENIAASRRETLLGESDEARICRCSAELNGFLNYRRTSPAAQNSAGDMAYFVCTDTFQGKLTARILADWSRKRGMAADVVKVEDLNTASVESFHRGVNNLIEWCRTTLSAARESGSRIVFNLIGGFKTLQGYMQTLGMIYADEIFYIFESGHEIITIPRLPLDISSAAQKAIRTHLAVVRRMNYRDLPAAECAGLPETMLTVMDGQCILSVWGKVIFDEVKKELYQEKLQPPMIDSFEFSPGAKNDAEKLDPQQRRRLNDAIDNFGACLETGQNLQRLDFRALKGNPKPPSTHEFNIWSTQNGWRAFCHYEQDRRKWVIDRFAVGIGH; via the coding sequence ATGAGAACAATTTATGTGGTAACCTGCGGCACAAGCATTCTTACTAACGGGGCGTCGGAGACCGATCGGATTTTTCTGCGCGAAAACGCCAACAAGCTTGAACAGGACTATTCCCCGGAGGAGCGCGACCGGCTTGAAAATATCGCCGCTTCGCGGCGCGAGACTCTGCTCGGGGAAAGCGACGAAGCCCGGATATGCCGCTGTTCCGCCGAACTGAACGGCTTCCTCAACTACCGCCGCACCAGTCCCGCAGCGCAGAACAGCGCCGGAGACATGGCGTACTTCGTCTGTACCGACACGTTTCAGGGCAAACTGACCGCTCGAATCCTCGCCGACTGGAGCAGAAAACGCGGAATGGCAGCCGACGTCGTAAAAGTCGAGGACCTGAATACCGCTTCCGTCGAATCGTTTCACCGCGGCGTCAACAACCTCATCGAATGGTGCCGCACCACGCTGTCTGCAGCCCGGGAGAGCGGCTCCCGCATCGTTTTCAACCTGATCGGCGGTTTCAAAACGCTGCAGGGATACATGCAGACGCTGGGAATGATCTATGCTGACGAGATCTTCTACATTTTTGAATCAGGGCACGAGATCATCACCATCCCCCGTCTGCCGCTCGACATCTCCTCCGCGGCCCAAAAGGCGATCCGCACCCACCTTGCCGTCGTACGCCGCATGAATTACCGCGATCTGCCCGCCGCAGAGTGCGCCGGCCTGCCGGAAACCATGCTGACTGTCATGGACGGACAATGTATTCTGTCGGTATGGGGCAAAGTGATCTTCGACGAGGTCAAGAAAGAACTGTACCAAGAGAAACTGCAGCCGCCAATGATCGATTCGTTCGAGTTCTCCCCCGGGGCGAAAAATGACGCCGAAAAGCTCGATCCGCAGCAAAGAAGAAGGCTGAATGACGCCATCGACAACTTCGGCGCCTGTCTGGAAACGGGACAAAATCTGCAAAGACTCGACTTCCGCGCACTGAAAGGGAATCCCAAGCCTCCGTCCACGCACGAATTCAACATATGGAGCACGCAAAACGGCTGGCGCGCCTTCTGTCATTACGAACAAGACCGTCGAAAATGGGTCATCGACCGCTTCGCCGTCGGCATCGGCCACTGA
- a CDS encoding ISNCY family transposase produces the protein MKQERMTLSQKELDRIRIIGALVEGRMTNREAAEKLGLCQRQIIRIKKRFAAQGAAGLVHGNRGRTSRRRIGDEVRESVLKAYEEVYYDFNFSHFAECLNEREGIGISRSSVVRILKDEGIRSKKSARRRPKLHRSRPRKVAAGMLWQTDATSFEWFGRGNGRATLHAYIDDATGIVTGACFTENECMAGYVAALGMGIEGYGLPMAIYSDRHTIFRSPKARAQDDEDRIEGNEENEGNEAGKEEPLSCFGRGLKDLGIGQIFALTPEAKGRVERLWNTMQDRLPGS, from the coding sequence ATGAAACAGGAGCGAATGACATTGTCACAAAAGGAACTGGATCGTATCAGGATTATCGGAGCGCTTGTCGAGGGACGCATGACGAACAGGGAGGCGGCGGAAAAGCTGGGGCTCTGTCAACGGCAAATCATCAGGATCAAGAAGAGGTTCGCCGCTCAAGGGGCGGCAGGGCTTGTTCATGGCAACCGCGGCAGAACGTCTCGGCGCAGGATCGGAGATGAGGTTCGGGAGTCGGTGCTGAAGGCGTATGAGGAGGTCTATTACGATTTCAACTTCTCTCACTTTGCGGAATGCCTGAACGAACGGGAGGGGATCGGGATCAGCCGTTCGAGTGTCGTCCGCATTCTGAAGGACGAGGGGATCAGGAGCAAGAAGAGTGCGCGGCGGCGGCCGAAGCTTCACCGTTCCCGACCGCGGAAGGTGGCCGCGGGGATGTTGTGGCAGACTGACGCCACGTCGTTTGAATGGTTTGGCAGGGGGAACGGGCGCGCGACGCTGCACGCTTATATTGACGATGCGACGGGGATCGTGACTGGCGCCTGTTTCACTGAGAACGAATGTATGGCGGGCTATGTCGCCGCGCTGGGGATGGGGATCGAGGGGTATGGGCTGCCGATGGCGATTTACAGCGACCGGCATACGATTTTCCGCTCTCCAAAGGCACGGGCGCAGGATGATGAGGATCGGATCGAAGGGAATGAAGAAAATGAAGGGAATGAGGCGGGGAAGGAGGAGCCGTTAAGTTGTTTCGGACGGGGGCTGAAGGATCTTGGGATCGGGCAGATCTTTGCCTTGACGCCGGAGGCGAAGGGGCGTGTCGAACGTCTTTGGAACACGATGCAGGACAGGCTGCCGGGGAGCTGA
- a CDS encoding aminotransferase class III-fold pyridoxal phosphate-dependent enzyme, whose amino-acid sequence MTGKLFPRSFKTEYLTAVQGEGIYIYDKEGKKYLDGCSGALICNLGHCNEEVIEAVVAQMHKIEFAHTSRWRLDSVSEAAEEMASLAPEGMEYVWFTCGGSEAIEAAVKLARQYYIERDGGYSSKSTIISRWNAYHGSTLGTMAIGGSIPRRRIYAPLFKENPHIVPHYCYRCPFGLAHPSCDMRCARQLEEVIKRVGPGNVMAFIAEPIVGSSVGALVPPGEYWPLVREICTKYDILLIADEVMTGMGRTGKNFCVNHWGVKPDIIATAKGMAAGYIPTGGVIASNWIAEEIQKGTGAFTHGHTYTGNPLSGAATAAVIKYMKKHKLVENVATLGIKFGEGLKKIGESNPIVGDVRGKGFMWGFELVQDKAAKTPFAKNVGAANVAMKECLARGLVIYPGGGMVDYIDGDNFLVAPPLITTSEQIDELLEKLEMGLAAAAAKLA is encoded by the coding sequence ATGACTGGCAAGTTGTTTCCGCGGAGTTTTAAGACGGAATATCTCACGGCGGTCCAAGGCGAGGGTATTTATATTTATGACAAGGAAGGAAAGAAATATCTGGATGGATGCAGCGGAGCTCTGATCTGCAATTTGGGACACTGCAACGAAGAAGTTATCGAAGCTGTAGTGGCGCAAATGCACAAAATAGAGTTCGCCCACACGTCACGCTGGCGTCTGGACAGCGTCTCGGAGGCGGCAGAAGAAATGGCTTCGCTGGCACCGGAGGGTATGGAGTATGTGTGGTTTACCTGCGGAGGTTCCGAGGCTATCGAGGCGGCAGTCAAGCTAGCGCGCCAATACTACATCGAACGGGACGGAGGGTACTCCAGCAAGTCGACGATAATATCTCGGTGGAACGCTTATCACGGGAGTACTCTGGGCACTATGGCCATCGGCGGCTCAATTCCCAGGCGGCGCATCTACGCCCCTCTCTTCAAAGAGAATCCCCATATTGTGCCTCACTATTGCTACCGCTGTCCTTTCGGTCTGGCGCATCCTTCCTGCGATATGCGCTGTGCCCGTCAGCTCGAGGAGGTCATCAAGCGCGTAGGCCCCGGCAATGTCATGGCGTTTATTGCTGAGCCTATCGTGGGCTCCTCTGTGGGGGCCTTGGTGCCGCCGGGCGAATATTGGCCTTTGGTGCGCGAGATCTGTACCAAATATGACATTTTGCTTATTGCCGACGAAGTGATGACGGGCATGGGACGCACGGGGAAAAATTTCTGCGTCAATCACTGGGGAGTGAAGCCCGACATCATTGCGACCGCAAAAGGCATGGCGGCAGGTTACATTCCTACCGGCGGCGTGATTGCCTCGAACTGGATTGCTGAAGAGATCCAGAAAGGTACCGGGGCTTTTACTCATGGACACACCTACACGGGTAATCCGTTGAGCGGAGCTGCCACTGCGGCCGTGATCAAGTACATGAAGAAACATAAGCTTGTGGAGAACGTAGCTACATTGGGGATCAAATTTGGCGAGGGGCTCAAGAAAATTGGCGAAAGCAATCCTATCGTGGGCGATGTCCGCGGCAAAGGTTTCATGTGGGGCTTTGAACTGGTTCAGGACAAGGCTGCAAAGACGCCGTTTGCAAAGAATGTCGGCGCTGCTAACGTGGCAATGAAAGAATGCCTTGCCCGCGGGCTGGTCATCTATCCCGGCGGTGGCATGGTCGACTACATTGACGGCGACAATTTCCTGGTAGCTCCGCCGCTGATCACCACGTCAGAGCAGATTGACGAGCTGCTTGAAAAACTTGAAATGGGACTTGCGGCCGCCGCAGCGAAGCTGGCATAG
- a CDS encoding transcriptional repressor: MTKYARGILDIVNASRSHLTAEQIFWELKKTQPKVVLATVYNNLNALCAQKLIRRVHVEGSPERYDRIEKHDHLICQKCGKLADVTLADLTGGLEEQLGERVTSYDLKVFYVCPECRRKAEGTAP, translated from the coding sequence ATGACAAAATACGCTCGGGGAATTCTCGACATCGTGAACGCTTCGCGCAGCCACCTGACGGCGGAACAGATTTTCTGGGAGCTGAAAAAGACGCAGCCGAAGGTCGTTCTGGCGACGGTGTACAACAATCTCAACGCGCTCTGCGCGCAAAAGCTGATCCGCCGCGTTCACGTCGAGGGGTCGCCAGAGCGTTACGACCGGATCGAGAAGCACGATCATCTGATCTGCCAGAAATGCGGCAAGCTGGCGGACGTGACGCTGGCCGACCTGACCGGGGGGCTGGAAGAGCAGCTGGGGGAACGTGTCACGTCCTATGACCTCAAAGTCTTTTACGTCTGCCCCGAATGCCGCCGCAAGGCGGAGGGGACGGCGCCGTAA
- a CDS encoding HD domain-containing protein codes for MYQFRDPIHGFIDISDDELKIIDSAPFQRLRNIRQLATTYLVYHGAEHSRFGHSIGVMHLTSRVFDSVTRKVPNLFSDDEEENAHKTAWYRQLLRLIGLTHDLGHAPFSHVSEELFEPGKEHEDFTKLVICGTEISGYIREIGAKFKKQHGDRYDITPELVWMIYEGKDILNEEFIVPDFFF; via the coding sequence ATGTACCAATTCAGAGACCCGATCCATGGTTTTATTGACATTTCCGACGATGAACTGAAAATTATAGATTCCGCTCCTTTTCAGCGTCTCCGAAACATACGCCAGTTGGCGACCACGTATTTGGTATATCATGGAGCCGAACATTCCCGTTTTGGACATTCTATCGGCGTGATGCACCTGACTTCGCGAGTTTTCGATTCCGTGACGCGAAAAGTGCCGAATCTCTTTTCTGACGACGAAGAGGAAAACGCACATAAAACAGCATGGTACCGTCAGTTGCTGCGGCTTATCGGCTTGACCCACGATTTGGGGCACGCACCCTTTTCTCACGTATCGGAAGAGCTGTTCGAGCCCGGCAAGGAGCATGAGGATTTTACAAAGCTTGTGATCTGTGGGACGGAAATTTCGGGGTACATCCGCGAGATCGGCGCGAAATTCAAAAAGCAGCACGGTGACCGTTATGATATAACACCGGAACTTGTGTGGATGATCTACGAGGGAAAAGATATTCTGAACGAAGAATTCATTGTTCCGGATTTCTTTTTTTGA
- a CDS encoding PucR family transcriptional regulator ligand-binding domain-containing protein — protein MKTLGAPQAVTVRQIARLHNFKKYTRLVAGEKGLDRTVAYTTVWESPELASRLEGQEFVFSVGYLARTNPPLALEGFRALTNVVSAMGFKLGPHIDKIPAEFIKIADEKNVPLFEIRADCQFRWLIQSIMAEINLYQASVLMEVNQYFHDLYELAMKDSRDSVLLSQLSERIRALCFLLPPDLQGPIWPQKRQIGRAENTLLQGAHEVFRKACVTQGEFHEPPWHIFPLTGKNYCLGYLVVHHKPALGDKERLMIQQLQMRLTMKWNERFEDTRRTLMSLWNSLLYNPKDKREFISHTLERCGLDAEQAFRVLVFSARPGLDEAFRRGAQFTMGSLGRLIPHKILLWVTPSECVLLCSSTGGQKLPQYMIKAKELLAPDPSAVLSVGPSVRRIEEIRDSYRMAKNCFRAVCSRYDRPESLLCCDDWLFELSQIEGADTLESRLLVKKVLDPLLRYDRDHGNTAFQDTLRAMNRTENLSEAAGVLHVHENTLRYRVQRMKDLTGLDLFRYRDRAMLARALFCFEMSRE, from the coding sequence GTGAAAACGCTTGGAGCTCCGCAGGCGGTGACGGTGCGGCAGATCGCGCGGCTGCACAATTTCAAGAAATACACGCGCCTTGTCGCCGGCGAGAAAGGGCTCGACCGCACGGTAGCATATACCACTGTCTGGGAATCGCCGGAACTGGCGAGCCGCCTCGAAGGGCAGGAGTTTGTCTTCAGCGTGGGCTATTTGGCGCGAACCAATCCGCCTCTGGCGCTGGAAGGTTTTCGGGCGTTGACGAACGTTGTATCGGCGATGGGGTTCAAACTCGGGCCGCATATCGACAAAATCCCCGCTGAGTTCATCAAGATCGCCGACGAGAAAAACGTCCCTCTGTTCGAGATTCGCGCAGACTGTCAGTTCAGGTGGCTCATCCAGTCCATCATGGCCGAGATCAATCTCTACCAGGCCAGCGTTTTGATGGAGGTGAACCAGTATTTTCACGACCTCTACGAACTGGCGATGAAAGACAGCCGGGATTCCGTCCTTTTGTCGCAGCTCTCCGAGCGGATTCGCGCGCTCTGCTTTCTTCTTCCTCCCGACTTGCAGGGGCCCATATGGCCGCAAAAACGGCAGATCGGGCGAGCTGAAAACACGCTTTTGCAGGGAGCGCACGAAGTCTTTCGCAAGGCCTGCGTGACGCAGGGAGAGTTTCATGAACCTCCGTGGCATATCTTCCCGCTGACAGGCAAGAACTATTGTCTTGGTTATCTGGTCGTGCATCATAAGCCGGCTCTGGGCGACAAGGAACGTTTGATGATCCAACAGCTGCAGATGAGACTGACGATGAAGTGGAACGAGCGCTTCGAGGATACGCGCCGGACGCTGATGAGCCTGTGGAACAGCCTGCTCTACAATCCCAAAGATAAAAGAGAGTTCATCAGCCATACGCTGGAACGTTGCGGACTGGACGCCGAACAAGCGTTCCGCGTGCTGGTGTTCTCGGCCCGTCCGGGACTGGACGAGGCGTTTCGGCGGGGAGCGCAGTTTACCATGGGGAGCCTTGGACGTCTGATCCCGCATAAGATATTGCTCTGGGTGACCCCATCGGAATGCGTGCTGCTGTGTTCGTCGACCGGCGGGCAGAAACTGCCTCAGTATATGATCAAGGCCAAAGAACTGCTGGCCCCCGATCCATCGGCCGTTTTATCGGTCGGACCGTCGGTAAGGAGGATCGAAGAGATCCGCGACAGCTACCGTATGGCGAAAAACTGTTTCCGCGCGGTCTGCAGCCGATATGACAGGCCGGAATCGCTCCTTTGCTGTGACGATTGGCTCTTCGAACTGTCCCAGATCGAAGGGGCGGATACGCTGGAGAGCCGCCTGCTCGTGAAGAAAGTTCTTGATCCTCTGCTTCGGTATGACCGCGACCACGGCAATACCGCTTTTCAGGATACGTTGAGGGCAATGAACCGAACGGAGAACCTCAGCGAGGCTGCAGGGGTTCTTCACGTGCATGAAAACACGCTTCGTTACCGCGTGCAGCGCATGAAGGATTTGACGGGGCTCGATTTGTTCCGCTACAGAGACCGGGCGATGCTGGCCCGCGCGCTGTTCTGTTTTGAAATGAGCCGAGAATGA
- a CDS encoding 2-phosphosulfolactate phosphatase produces the protein MDIQILELLDGARRARGLTVVIDVFRAFSLEAWLFARGAASIFAVGAEYEARRLKAEHPGAVLIGERGGAILPGFDFGNSPSQTRGADFRGKTVIHTTSAGTQGLAAASGAAEIVAGSLVNAAATARYIRSRDPERVSLVAMGLAGVSGTPEDRLCARCIAARLRGETLDMERELAAVRADPEGRKFFDPARQDVFPEDDFWMCVDADRFDFVIRAQRLGDGLFRMSALAC, from the coding sequence ATGGACATACAAATTCTCGAACTGCTCGACGGCGCGCGGCGGGCCCGCGGGCTGACGGTCGTCATCGACGTGTTCCGCGCTTTTTCGCTGGAAGCCTGGCTGTTCGCGCGCGGCGCGGCGTCGATCTTCGCCGTCGGCGCGGAATACGAAGCCCGGCGCCTCAAAGCAGAACATCCCGGCGCCGTGCTGATCGGCGAGCGCGGCGGCGCGATCCTGCCGGGGTTCGACTTCGGCAACTCGCCGTCGCAGACGCGCGGCGCGGATTTTCGCGGAAAGACCGTGATCCACACCACCAGCGCCGGCACGCAGGGGCTGGCGGCCGCTTCCGGCGCGGCCGAGATCGTGGCCGGCAGCCTCGTCAACGCCGCGGCCACGGCGCGCTATATCCGCAGCCGCGATCCCGAGCGGGTGTCGCTGGTGGCGATGGGCCTGGCGGGCGTCTCCGGCACGCCGGAAGACCGCCTGTGCGCGCGCTGCATCGCGGCGCGGCTCAGGGGGGAAACGCTGGACATGGAACGCGAACTGGCCGCCGTGCGCGCCGACCCGGAGGGGCGGAAGTTCTTCGATCCCGCCCGGCAGGACGTGTTCCCCGAGGACGACTTCTGGATGTGCGTCGACGCGGACCGCTTCGACTTCGTGATCCGCGCGCAGCGCCTCGGCGACGGGCTGTTCCGCATGAGCGCGCTCGCGTGCTGA
- the rbr gene encoding rubrerythrin, translating to MAQNKYEGTQTLKNLQAAFAGESQARNKYTYFASVARKEGYEQISALFQKTADNEKEHAKMWFKELDGIGDTKANLAAAAAGENYEWTDMYDGFAKTAEEEGFPALAAKFRLVAVIEKHHEERYRALLKNVESGEVFQRGEVKIWECRNCGHIVVGVKAPAVCPACAHPQSYFEIHAENY from the coding sequence ATGGCGCAGAACAAGTATGAAGGCACCCAGACGCTCAAGAACCTGCAGGCGGCGTTCGCCGGCGAATCGCAGGCGCGCAACAAGTACACCTATTTCGCCTCGGTCGCCAGGAAGGAAGGTTACGAGCAGATCTCGGCGCTGTTCCAGAAGACGGCCGACAACGAGAAGGAGCACGCCAAGATGTGGTTCAAGGAGCTGGACGGCATCGGCGACACCAAGGCCAATCTGGCCGCGGCCGCCGCGGGGGAGAACTACGAGTGGACCGACATGTACGACGGCTTCGCCAAGACCGCGGAGGAAGAGGGGTTCCCCGCGCTGGCCGCCAAGTTCCGCCTTGTCGCCGTCATCGAAAAGCATCACGAGGAGCGCTACCGCGCCCTGCTCAAGAACGTGGAAAGCGGCGAGGTCTTCCAGAGGGGGGAAGTGAAGATCTGGGAGTGCCGCAACTGCGGCCACATCGTCGTCGGCGTCAAGGCGCCCGCCGTGTGCCCCGCCTGCGCCCATCCGCAGAGCTACTTCGAGATCCACGCCGAGAACTACTAG
- a CDS encoding TAXI family TRAP transporter solute-binding subunit produces the protein MRKTKITLMACALFFAIVNSALALDFVTIGSGGVGGTYYPLGGSMAEILNNAKIDVKATSRATSASRENCRLLARDAVQIGMVMGSTLWQAYTGTEAFEKDGKLDLYILMNMYAAPQHIVTTGRTGIKTFEDLRGKRVSVGAPGGGDQVLTNLILAAAGWDPEKDIKREQLTQPEGATALVDGNIDAVFWNFAAPGSAVLEVAAVRDVVLIPIPEDVVKKVCEANPFLFSYTIDKNIYNQAEDCLTVADGNFLVVNGKMKEDLSYRLVKTIVENREAFKKVTTQAEHFNPKEASVGIIRFASGAVKYFKEQGFDTLK, from the coding sequence ATGAGAAAGACGAAGATTACGTTGATGGCGTGTGCATTGTTTTTTGCCATCGTAAATTCTGCCCTCGCTCTTGACTTCGTCACCATTGGCTCCGGCGGCGTGGGCGGCACGTATTATCCACTGGGCGGTTCCATGGCGGAGATCTTGAACAACGCCAAAATTGACGTAAAAGCGACTTCCCGGGCCACTTCAGCCTCTCGCGAAAACTGCCGCCTGCTGGCTCGCGACGCCGTGCAGATAGGTATGGTTATGGGCTCCACGCTGTGGCAGGCCTATACGGGCACTGAAGCCTTCGAAAAGGATGGCAAGCTGGATCTCTACATCCTCATGAATATGTACGCGGCCCCCCAGCATATTGTTACTACCGGCAGGACGGGCATCAAAACCTTCGAAGACCTGAGAGGCAAGAGGGTCTCTGTAGGTGCCCCCGGCGGCGGAGATCAGGTGTTGACCAACCTCATTCTTGCAGCGGCTGGATGGGATCCAGAGAAGGATATCAAGCGGGAGCAGCTGACCCAACCCGAGGGCGCTACCGCTTTGGTAGATGGCAACATCGATGCGGTATTCTGGAACTTCGCGGCTCCCGGTTCGGCGGTGCTCGAAGTGGCAGCGGTACGCGACGTAGTATTGATTCCGATTCCTGAGGACGTGGTCAAGAAAGTATGCGAGGCGAATCCTTTCCTGTTTTCTTACACTATTGACAAGAATATATACAATCAGGCAGAAGACTGCCTGACCGTGGCAGATGGCAACTTCCTGGTGGTCAACGGCAAAATGAAGGAAGACCTCTCCTATCGTCTCGTCAAGACCATCGTGGAAAACCGCGAGGCTTTTAAAAAGGTAACGACCCAGGCGGAGCACTTCAATCCCAAAGAGGCCAGCGTGGGTATCATTCGCTTCGCTTCTGGCGCCGTAAAGTATTTCAAAGAGCAGGGGTTTGACACTCTCAAATAA
- a CDS encoding winged helix-turn-helix domain-containing protein produces the protein MPVKYEITSEQQAEIEAARKKNRNKKIEAKLRILSLRAEGKTLKEISEITEYHFTNVSKIISQFIHRGLSYVLQCHYLGNHRNMTYEQEEAVLAPYLEKAGKGEIVSVAEIAQAYQTAVGHTISPTQIYAVLKRHGWRKVMPRSRHPRKANEEAIEASKN, from the coding sequence ATGCCCGTAAAATACGAGATCACATCGGAACAGCAGGCGGAAATCGAAGCAGCGCGGAAAAAGAATCGCAACAAGAAGATCGAAGCCAAACTGAGAATCCTCAGCTTGCGCGCCGAAGGGAAAACCCTGAAAGAAATCAGCGAAATCACGGAATACCACTTCACGAACGTCAGCAAGATCATCTCGCAGTTTATCCATCGCGGTCTCTCGTATGTGCTGCAATGCCATTACCTCGGCAACCATCGGAACATGACCTATGAGCAGGAAGAAGCCGTACTTGCTCCTTACCTGGAGAAAGCCGGGAAAGGAGAAATCGTTTCGGTGGCGGAAATAGCCCAAGCCTATCAGACCGCGGTGGGACATACTATCAGTCCGACTCAGATTTACGCGGTCCTGAAACGTCATGGCTGGAGAAAAGTCATGCCGCGCAGCCGTCACCCCAGGAAAGCGAACGAGGAGGCCATCGAGGCCTCAAAAAATTAA
- a CDS encoding transposase produces the protein MFQDEAGFGRINTPKYCWCRKGIRPNVPCLHIREYRYAYGAVEPLTGESLFLIMPNCDSDCMNVFLRELSHRFPEDHILLCCDGAAWHKSKALQVPANITLFHIPPIPPR, from the coding sequence ATGTTTCAGGACGAAGCCGGCTTCGGCAGAATCAACACGCCCAAATACTGCTGGTGCAGGAAAGGCATTCGACCGAACGTTCCCTGCCTTCACATCCGCGAATACCGCTATGCTTACGGTGCCGTAGAGCCGCTTACGGGAGAAAGCCTCTTTCTGATCATGCCCAACTGCGACAGCGATTGCATGAACGTTTTCCTGCGGGAACTTTCACACCGATTTCCGGAAGACCATATTCTGCTCTGCTGTGACGGAGCTGCCTGGCACAAGTCCAAAGCGCTTCAGGTTCCTGCCAACATCACCCTGTTCCATATTCCCCCTATACCCCCGAGATGA
- a CDS encoding phosphodiester glycosidase family protein → MSFMSLKKIAVPALALLLAAAGTAGAEVPRGKVLGELMQVLDLPLKTGKTFGDVDETTPYGPALLSALSLGILYPADDFSPEIACTNAEALMFAFQAMGFRHEAETAAWALPPEDKSLPAYISGYVALAKSVRPAAPRSVFSKPWDSITEAQLSEVLEWAGRCRASLVWDHEIKRPEGALRIHRENVGRPPQGWRVQLGIFDTEAQASAFARKKTSEACPLSVQEVDFSYGVFTPLVADRSQAYEWATRLGKGFSAVILPESGDSSALFWTSFTPADPADAVIGMNRAVSSQTLAKLSEIAAAHKALAAVNGGYFGGNGPIGTLFAGGLPVTLPYYNRSMAAWDKRGKMYFGGGEFRMRLSVNGGPFVPVLLNSKVDYGSTAILTPALGASEARAGNNGFVARVHDGLVQEAVPALQFSRDMGPDEWLIVSRDPRFTLQKGDRVALETQWRETPPIDVASAVQAGPLLYAPGHQFWDEMLSLSILTLRHPRTLLGWDGKRMVWIVVDGRSSWHSRGLFLNEAEQLGRQLGLTALLNLDGGGSSEMWWDGHVVNAVSDGRERRMPYGLMVLKK, encoded by the coding sequence ATGTCATTCATGTCGTTGAAAAAGATCGCCGTTCCGGCTCTGGCTTTGCTGCTCGCGGCCGCGGGGACGGCCGGCGCGGAGGTGCCGCGCGGGAAGGTGCTGGGCGAGCTGATGCAGGTCCTCGACCTGCCGCTGAAGACGGGCAAGACCTTCGGCGACGTGGACGAGACGACGCCTTACGGGCCGGCGCTGCTGTCGGCGCTTTCGCTGGGGATCCTCTACCCGGCCGACGATTTTTCGCCGGAGATCGCCTGCACGAACGCCGAAGCGCTGATGTTCGCGTTTCAGGCCATGGGATTCCGCCACGAGGCGGAAACGGCGGCCTGGGCGCTGCCGCCGGAGGATAAAAGTCTGCCGGCCTACATTTCCGGCTACGTAGCGCTGGCCAAGTCGGTCCGGCCGGCGGCACCGCGGAGCGTGTTTTCCAAACCGTGGGACAGCATCACCGAGGCGCAGCTGAGCGAAGTTCTGGAATGGGCGGGGCGCTGCCGCGCCAGTCTGGTCTGGGACCACGAGATCAAACGCCCCGAAGGCGCGCTGCGCATCCATCGCGAAAACGTCGGCCGCCCGCCGCAGGGCTGGCGCGTGCAGCTGGGCATCTTCGACACGGAGGCGCAGGCCAGCGCTTTCGCGCGGAAAAAGACGAGCGAAGCCTGTCCGCTGAGCGTGCAGGAAGTCGATTTCAGCTACGGCGTTTTCACGCCGTTGGTGGCCGACCGCAGCCAGGCCTACGAATGGGCGACTCGCCTCGGCAAGGGATTCAGCGCCGTGATCCTGCCGGAGTCCGGCGACAGCAGCGCCCTGTTCTGGACGTCTTTCACGCCGGCTGATCCGGCCGACGCCGTGATCGGCATGAACCGCGCCGTCAGTTCCCAAACGCTCGCCAAGCTGTCGGAGATCGCCGCCGCCCACAAGGCGCTCGCGGCTGTGAACGGCGGCTATTTCGGCGGCAACGGCCCCATCGGCACGCTGTTCGCCGGCGGACTGCCGGTGACGCTGCCCTATTACAACCGCTCCATGGCGGCATGGGACAAACGGGGCAAGATGTACTTCGGCGGCGGCGAATTCCGCATGCGCCTGTCGGTCAACGGCGGCCCGTTTGTGCCCGTGCTGCTCAATTCCAAGGTCGATTATGGCTCCACGGCGATCCTCACGCCCGCGCTGGGCGCGTCCGAGGCCCGCGCCGGCAACAACGGCTTCGTGGCCCGCGTGCACGACGGACTGGTGCAGGAGGCGGTGCCGGCGCTCCAATTCAGCCGCGACATGGGGCCCGACGAGTGGCTGATCGTCAGCCGCGATCCCAGGTTCACGCTGCAGAAAGGCGACCGCGTTGCGCTCGAAACGCAGTGGCGCGAGACTCCGCCCATCGACGTCGCCAGCGCCGTGCAGGCGGGGCCGCTGCTGTACGCGCCCGGGCACCAGTTCTGGGACGAAATGCTGAGCCTGAGCATCCTCACGCTGCGCCATCCGCGCACGCTGCTTGGCTGGGACGGCAAGCGCATGGTCTGGATCGTAGTCGACGGCCGCTCGTCGTGGCACAGCCGCGGCCTGTTCCTGAACGAGGCCGAACAGCTCGGTCGTCAGCTGGGACTGACCGCCCTGCTCAATCTCGACGGCGGCGGCTCGTCGGAAATGTGGTGGGACGGTCACGTCGTCAACGCCGTCAGCGACGGGCGCGAACGCCGCATGCCCTACGGCCTGATGGTGCTGAAAAAGTAG